TCGCAGGAAAATTGAGTGCAACAATGATCTCTGGAGGAAAGGATACTCTTCAATGTACTTCTTCTAACTCGTCCTTGAATCAGGACTTGCAAATGAATGTCAAATCAGAAGATCGCTTGGCTACACCACCTGCTCAGGAATCTAAAAAGGAATGGAAAGGTAACCTCTTTCTACGCCAGCTTCGGTTTATGCTAGTTTGTCACCGTCAAACTTTGCCATGCTAAATCAAATTAGGCCAATGTCAGAATATTCTCTTGATTGGTTAGATGTTCTTGATAAATACTTATGATCGTTAGACTCTTTGTTAGCTAGCTCTTACAATATCTTCATGGACTTTATGCAAGATATAGGTAGCTACAAGGATGCTAATCTGGCAAAGCCAGTAGATAAGGGACAATTCAGCAGTCCTCCCTCAGTTGGTTCTTCCTTCAAGCCAGGTGTTACTCAAATTACGAAGAACAAAGCACCCGGCGCGATAGATGCACGTCTACAAGATATAGGTAGCCAGAAGGATGCTAATCTGACAAAGCCAGTATATAGGGGACAATTCAGAAGTCCTCCCTCAGTTGCTTCTTCCTTCAAGCCAGGTGTTCCTTCAATTGCGAGGAACAAGGCACCCGGCGTGCTAGATGCACGTCCCCAAGTTCCATTACCTTTTTCGCTTTCCTCAGCCGATGTCTGTGTGAACTGTTCGCTCTCTCCGGTTCACCAAGGTCGGTGTGCAAGACACTCCCCACTCCCCAGGTTAGCACGGTCATCTAACACCCTATAAAAGGCGCTTTGAGGAACGGGAGCAGGTCAGCAACAACAGGTTCAAATCGAAAGGGGGCGTCTAAAGATCGTTCTGGAGTAAATTTATTTCATTTCTGCTAAGAGATGGTTGAGTTGTTAAAATCTCAATTTTCGATGACAATTACTTATTCAAAACACACTCAGACCTTTGTTCTGCTGCCGGAAATTTGTATGCAGATCCACACTCACATGTGCTAGTCCAATTTTAACTATATTATCTAATCTATTATCGATATGGATTGATCTCCATTGAGAGAATTCACTATCTGATGAGGAACTCCAGTCTGTTTCCCGTGACGAGGTAGTATATGAAGCTGGTACCGAACCAGCTGTGTAAGACATCCACGATGTCCTAGTATCCCATCGACAGAAGAGATTGCTGAGCTTGCTAAGAAGATGCTTGCAGTTTGGGAGAGCAACATTCTCTGGACAAACCAAGATTATGGCTCAAAACCCGTAATTGAGGTCATGCTAGCTCTAACCAACATGGTAAAAGCTGCCAAGATCCTCCTTGAAGAGCTTGCAATTGCTAAATGGGAGATACATATGATGTCTCACTAAGAGCGCTTGCACATAAATAACACCAAGAGCGCTTACATATAAATTCTGTGTTTAATCTCTATGCAAAATACTTTATAACGACGCATTTCATAGTAGGTAAAACAATGGGAAACGCTTGAAGGTTGTCTTGCCGAACTCTAGCCGTTTTAACGAATTTTTAGATCAAAGCAAAGAACTAGCTGATGAAACGCACTTTAAATTTTAGCTAAGAACAGATTCCCAACATACTTAGTTTGGCAAGGCAACAAAAAAACTGTGATGTTTTGCTCCTTATGGAAAGTCCAAGTTCGAAATCTAGACTCCACCCGCGCATTGGAATGCCCCTCATCCAGAAAGTGCGTAAAGATCAAAGGCATGTAAAGTCGTAAACCTGGCCTCCCACACGAAAGAACAGAAATAAACACTAGTCTAGAAGGGCCATCAATTACATAAGGAATCCGTTATAGAACATGGTTTATCAAATCGTTATTTACTTAGTGATAGTTTTcgtaagaacgatttttttgggaccatggtttttttttggagGACCatagttttattttgggtaaagacattagaagtaaatctaggtcatcccttatctagatatttatattaatacctaaattaccctcttgattaatttGGATGATGATTAGTtaatgttaataatagttagtgtaatgattagtgagatgattaagttaaagataattagtgagattaaaaaatcagatggtttctttttttaaagaagtagaattattgagagagtaaatttagagaagatgaagaaggaaaacatgaaaaacgatggattttaccaacaacaaccggaggaagggtatttgggtacccaggtatgcttcaaacttagataatgttggttgaattgctccaaactttcaaaaaaaaatgaaattttttgtgtagatttgggccagttcggttacgttttccaaacacgcaggttaccgaactcactcgttaatggaggttttgatcgtacagtgtaatgttcggttacctaggataaaatggtaggtaaccgaactttgaacttaacaatttatttgggtacatcttgtgtgttcggttagttcgcaaacttcaatgcaaccaagttcccaaccgaactgcgggttaaaagtaacctagtgttagaagtttggTTGGtttgcaaacttcaacatattttgcgaatcaaccgagctgggcttatatatgcatatatgcaattaggcaaacgttcggttactacgaaatttatttcttggcgaattaggtagagttcggttacgaagtttcaaaggtagagttcggttacaaagaaaacttaacatttttgcgaacgaaccgaacttgtggaattctcattattttcgtaaactaaagttcggtgatatccttatttaaccaaacttatggacttgtgttgttctaatacaaggagttcggttaaaagtatttttttgcgcagagttcggttaagaaaaaattaattcgtgataaccgaacttttatctgaaaaaaaaccctccattaaacctctctgcaacttccattttcaactcattttaatgattatttctcatttattcgaccaaaaacgaatgacaagtaatgggtttgtgagaatatctttgttaatgttttaaattaagctatatatatagtggtggtggtggttggtggtggtggtggtggttggtggtggtggtaatcggaggtggtggtggtaatcggtggttggtggtggtgataatcggaggtggtggtggtggtaatcggcggtggtggtggtggtaatcggtggttggtggtggtgataatcggaggtggtggttgtggtaatcggcgatggtgggaggtggtggtgggaggaggtggtggttatatatatataagtggctattgggttggttttaaattaaattaggttaagggtaggttagtcatttcaatgctttaggacaccccttataactatagagaaggtggcctaataaaaccacggtcccctcaaaaaaatcatgatccctaaaaaatcgttcttttgtAAATGACGAACAGAAAAACGCCATTTAACATACCCAATAAAATTCGTGACTATAATCTGTTATTTAGTACCACCGATATCGTATGTTAAATATATCACCTGATGATGTCATCAGTGAGGTGCTTAATGCCATGGCTATTGGGCGTAAAATACAACAATGGCTAATATCTGCATTTAGGAAATCTTAAATAAGTAATGGAACAAAGAACCCACgatttgagtttaaaaactcaagcGAACACACCCTCAACATAAAAAGCAAAACATACAGAAATTACAAAGAAAACGATGATGATCGATCCAGTACATAGAGTGGTTTGTTTCACTTCACCACACACATAGCTAACAAATAACATACACGTACATAAGCAAATTCAGCCCTGATACCTTCAATAACTACGATACCCAGATTAATCAGATTCACAGGTCCCTGAAGACCAACCGCTACATTAAGCCCCAGGACAGCAAGTGCCAGCAGTACAAGCTTCACCGATGTTCAAACATTTACGG
This is a stretch of genomic DNA from Papaver somniferum cultivar HN1 chromosome 1, ASM357369v1, whole genome shotgun sequence. It encodes these proteins:
- the LOC113360581 gene encoding uncharacterized protein LOC113360581, which produces MVQDKSSSSAVCGKTFHAPEYCKSSQEAQNEAAKLAYHHFSTASSKKPLNRPAKIRRLDSPSPPISNSSPAAVIADHSPEPAILQHKNQLQIYAQKRKLNLPTYSYVREGPPHNVRCKAMVTVDGQTFESPEFCRTQKDAEHAASRVSLESLMRAGILEDESAGFSKNFLQEFLMKGGLPLPIYKTKSCGAPHLPTFLCTAQVGTDVFEGIAARTKKQAGMNAAKVAYCQLKERKLSATMISGGKDTLQCTSSNSSLNQDLQMNVKSEDRLATPPAQESKKEWKDSLLASSYNIFMDFMQDIGSYKDANLAKPVDKGQFSSPPSVGSSFKPGVTQITKNKAPGAIDARLQDIGSQKDANLTKPVYRGQFRSPPSVASSFKPGVPSIARNKAPGVLDARPQVPLPFSLSSADVCVNCSLSPVHQGRCARHSPLPSIPSTEEIAELAKKMLAVWESNILWTNQDYGSKPVIEVMLALTNMVKAAKILLEELAIAKWEIHMMSH